Proteins encoded within one genomic window of Psilocybe cubensis strain MGC-MH-2018 chromosome 2, whole genome shotgun sequence:
- a CDS encoding 2,3-dimethylmalate lyase, translated as MSSIFRGLWASLRFILSPLTWLFSITTAEEVRRAIEPPPKINSVQKVVDSSENKKYYNPRLDPKNYLAGPLSLNPATRLRQLLARPGIIVAPGICDGISARCAIEAGFECLYQSGAATTASRMGQPDLAIATLNDFVEAGEMVSSINPTIPVIADADTGFGGPANVARTVKQYIQAGIAGLHIEDQVQTKRCGHLMGKQVVSREEFLTRIRAAVIARDSIPGGSDFVIIGRTDSAQVLGMEEAITRLKLAADAGADVCFIEGVKTEELLRSTVAALAPKPVLVNVISGGLTPSFTSSEAERMGAKIIIFSLVSCVAMVHGVRAAMKSLKVTGTDFSTAKGMDPKSFFEVMGLDEVVSLDAKAGGTAFKLV; from the exons ATGTCAAGTATTTTTCGAGGTCTTTGGGCGTCGCTTCGCTTCATTTTGTCACCACTTACATGGCTGTTTTCTATCACTACTGCGGAAGAGGTTCGCCGGGCAATCGAACCCCCGCCAAAGATCAATTCGGTCCAGAAAGTTGTTGATAGCAGCGAAAACAAAAAGTATTACAACCCGCGACTGGATCCGAAAAACTATCTAGCGGGCCCCTTATCACTGAACCCTGCCACACGTCTACGACAACTGTTGGCGAGGCCAGGAATAATA GTTGCACCCGGTATTTGTGACGGCATTAGCGCTCGTTGCGCAATCGAAGCAGGATTCGAATGTCTCTACCAAAG TGGCGCGGCTACCACAGCGTCTAGGATGGGTCAACCTGATCTGGCTATTGCCACGCTGAACGATTTTGTGGAA GCGGGAGAGATGGTTTCCAGCATTAATCCTACCATACCTGTGATTGCGGACGCCGACACTGG ATTTGGAGGTCCTGCCAATGTCGCTCGGACGGTGAAGCAATACATTCAAGCTGGTATTGCTGGGTTACACATCGAAGATCAAGTACAAACAAAACGTTGTGGTCATCTCATGGGCAAACAAGTGGTTTCTAGGGAGGAATTCCTCACTCGAATCCGGGCTGCAGTCATTGCTCGCGACTCCATTCCAGGTGGCTCTGATTTC GTTATTATCGGAAGAACGGACTCTGCGCAAGTATTGGGTATGGAAGAGGCTATCACACGTTTAAAGCTTGCCGCCGACGCTGGTGCCGACGTTTGTTTCATTGAAGGAGTCAAAACCGAAGAGCTGCTTCGTTCGACTGTTGCCGCTCTCGCTCCCAAGCCCGTCTTAGTGAACGTAATCTCCGGCGGACTTACGCCATCATTCACTTCTTCTGAAGCTGAGAGGATGGGAGCCAAAATTATCA TATTTTCACTGGTGTCATGTGTAGCGATGGTACACGGCGTGCGAGCAGCTATGAAATCGCTTAAAGTAACAGGGACGGACTTCAGTACTGCAAAAGGGATGGATCCCAAATCATTTTTCGAAGTCATGG GACTGGATGAGGTCGTAAGTTTGGATGCAAAGGCTGGAGGGACGGCCTTTAAATTGGTGTAG
- a CDS encoding 2,3-dimethylmalate lyase — MPGLEFYSKTETAPPSNSRSESRPEAREDLNDGPSRPGVYYNARLDPKNYLEGPLSVNAATRLRQMLARPGIVVAPGICDGISARCAIEAGFDCMYQRYTFCRGLKFLLAYTDLRFSGAATTASRLGQPDLAIATLNDFVGAAQMVCSINPSIPVIADADTGFGGPVNVARTVRQYISAGVAGMHIEDQVQTKRCGHLMGKQVVSREEFLTRIRAAVIARDSIPGGSDFVIIGRTDSAQVLGMEEAITRLKLAADAGADVCFIEGVKTAELLQSTVAALAPKPVLVNVISGGLTPSFTYHEAEKLGAKIIIFSLVSCVAMVHSVRAAMQSLKKTGTDFTSAKGMDPKSFFEVMGLNEVIELDAKAGGSAFNVV; from the exons ATGCCAGGCCTTGAATTTTACTCGAAAACCGAGACTGCCCCACCAAGCAATTCTCGCTCAGAGTCTCGTCCAGAGGCGCGTGAGGATCTTAATGACGGGCCATCTCGTCCTGGCGTCTACTATAATGCTCGTCTGGACCCAAAAAACTATTTGGAAGGACCGCTATCTGTGAACGCCGCCACTCGGTTGCGACAGATGTTAGCCCGACCCGGAATAGTT GTTGCTCCCGGAATTTGTGATGGTATCAGCGCCCGATGCGCAATCGAAGCCGGTTTCGATTGCATGTATCAAAGGTATACCTTTTGTCGCGGCCTAAAGTTCCTCCTCGCATATACCGACCTTCGTTTTAGTGGTGCGGCAACTACAGCGTCTCGTTTGGGACAACCAGACCTTGCCATCGCGACCCTCAATGACTTCGTTGGA GCGGCACAGATGGTGTGCAGCATTAATCCTTCAATACCAGTCATTGCAGATGCCGACACTGG GTTCGGCGGTCCCGTGAATGTCGCTCGCACTGTGAGACAATATATCAGTGCAGGAGTCGCTGGCATGCACATCGAAGATCAAGTTCAGACTAAGCGCTGCGGCCATTTGATGGGCAAGCAAGTCGTCTCTCGTGAGGAATTTTTAACGAGGATCAGGGCAGCTGTCATTGCTCGCGATTCTATCCCAGGAGGTTCTGATTTT GTCATCATTGGCCGAACCGACTCCGCTCAGGTGTTGGGAATGGAAGAGGCGATCACTAGGCTCAAACTGGCAGCAGATGCAGGCGCTGATGTTTGCTTCATCGAAGGAGTCAAGACGGCGGAGTTGCTACAATCGACTGTCGCTGCACTGGCTCCAAAACCC GTACTCGTAAACGTGATATCTGGTGGTCTGACACCATCATTTACATATCATGAAGCCGAAAAACTTGGTGCTAAAATCATCA TATTCTCGCTGGTATCATGCGTCGCAATGGTCCACTCAGTCCGCGCTGCCATGCAATCTTTGAAGAAAACGGGTACAGACTTTACCTCAGCTAAAGGAATGGACCCTAAGTCATTCTTCGAAGTGATGG GTTTGAATGAAGTAATCGAACTTGATGCAAAGGCTGGTGGATCAGCCTTCAATGTCGTATGA
- a CDS encoding Cytochrome b2, mitochondrial, with product MSFISGETLAEHASRDSCWIIVHSKVYDVTDFLDEHPGGSKIILKYAGKDATEAYEPIHPPNAITDNLPIEKHIGAIDPSTIVKAIKEVTEEDKRRQALMDARPPLDEILNLHDFEAVAKAVLPPKAWAYYSSASDDEITIRENRAAFQRVWFRPRILRDVTSVDWSTTILGCKSSLPIYISATALGKLGHPDGELNLTRAAAKHGVIQMIPTLASCSFDEIVDAATPGQPLFLQLYVNRDREITKKYVQHAEKRGVKALFITVDAPQLGRREKDMRMKFVDDGAGAKVQENQKDVKKDQGVARAISSFIDPSLSWKDIPWFRSITNMHIILKGVATPEDAILAYEAGCQGIVLSNHGGRQLDTSRSGLENLVDIVAALKTKGPWPNPNFAVFVDGGVRRASDVLKAIALGASAVGVGRGFLYAFSSYGQEGVERAIEILRDEFEMNMRLLGARSISEIVPEMVDASALRSHAGLTPTDNLYNTTYQPLSLAAFKNKL from the exons ATGTCCTTCATCTCCGGAGAAACTCTTGCCGAACATGCCAGCCGCGACAGTTGCTGGATCATTGTCCATA gcaaggtCTACGACGTCACAGACTTCTTAGACG AGCACCCAGGAGGGAGCAAAATCATCTTGAAGTATGCGGGCAAGGATGCAAC TGAAGCTTATGAGCCCATCCACCCTCCTAATGCTATCACGGATAATTTGCCCATTGAGAAACA CATCGGCGCCATTGATCCCAGCACAATTGTTAAAGCCATAAAAGAAGTCACAGAAGAAGATAAAAGACGGCAAGCGTTGATGGACGCTAGGCCTCCTCTCGATGAGATCCTAAATTTGCACGACTTCGAG GCAGTTGCAAAAGCCGTACTTCCTCCGAAGGCTTGGGCATACTATTCCTCTGCATCAGATGATGAAATCACCATCCGCGAGAATCGAGCTGCCTTCCAAAG AGTCTGGTTCCGGCCAAGAATATTGCGCGATGTCACTTCAGTCGATTGGTCGACGACCATCCTTGGATGTAAATCTTCCCTCCCTATCTACATC TCCGCTACCGCCCTTGGTAAACTTGGCCACCCCGACGGTGAATTGAATCTCACCAGGGCGGCCGCAAAACATGGAGTTATCCAGATG ATTCCAACCCTCGCTTCTTGTTCCTTCGACGAAATTGTTGACGCTGCTACTCCAGGTCAACCCCTCTTCCTTCAGTT GTATGTAAACCGTGACAGAGAAATTACCAAGAAATATGTACAGCACGCAGAGAAACGAGGTGTTAAGGCACTTTTTATTACTGTCGATGCACCCCAACTTGGACGTCGTGAAAAGGATATGCGCATGAAGTTTGTCGACGACGGAGCTGGTGCAAAGGTCCAAGAAAATCAGAAGGATGTCAAGAAGGATCAAGGTGTTGCCCGAGCCATCAGC TCATTCATTGATCCCAGTCTCTCCTGGAAAGATATCCCATGGTTTAGGAGCATTACCAATATGCACATCATTCTCAAAGGTGTTGCCACTCCAGAAGATGCTATTCTAGCATACGAAGCAGGATGCCAAGGAATCGTTCTCAGTAACCACGGTGGTCGACAGCTTGATACGTCGCGCTCCGGCCTTGAGAATTTGGTTGACATCGTTGCTGCGCTGAAAACCAAAGGGCCTTGGCCTAACCCCAACTTCGCTGTCTTTGTAGATGGTGGTGTTCGTCGTGCTAGCGATGTACTTAAGGCGATTGCTCTGGGTGCCTCCGCAGTTGGCGTGGGTCGCGGTTTCTTGTACGCTTTCTCTAGTTATGGACAAGAGGGTGTCGAGAGGGCTATTGAAATCTTGCGG GACGAGTTTGAAATGAACATGCGGCTTCTGGGGGCCCGTTCCATCAGCGAAATCGTTCCAGAGATGGTTGATGCCAGTGCCTTACGCTCGCACGCTGGTCTAACCCCGACTGACAACTTGTACAACACAACAT ACCAACCTCTTAGCCTTGCTGctttcaaaaataagttgtGA
- a CDS encoding Salicylate hydroxylase, with amino-acid sequence MPPSPAIPAPWVQDVDQEELLKAYEPEFGGDILAIIRLMTRPKRWALHMIYPPLKTYVKDRIALIGDADAFVMYDNYRRPLANKTLEQSLVAGDNLECFIPGGEDVTRQRIRMMYEDQWIQNLWHHDFDEEVTKILEEF; translated from the exons ATGCCTCCTTCTCCAGCAATACCCGCTCCGTGGGTACAGGATGTCGATCAAGAGGAGTTGCTCAAAGCTTATGAACCTGAGTTTGGGGGCGACATTCTAGCAATTATTCGGCTAATGACAAGGCCAAAGAGATGGGCCCTGCATATGATATATCCTCCTCTCAAGACCTATGTCAAGGACAGGATTGCATTAATTGGAGACGCT GATGCATTTGTCATGTACGACAACTATAGGCGACCCCTTGCTAATAAAACTTTGGAACAGAGCTTGGTGGCTGGAGATAATTTAGAGTGCTTCATTCCTGGAGGAGAGGATGTAACGAGACAGCGGATAAGGATGATGTACGAAGATCAGTGGATACAGAATCTCTGGCATCATGATTTTGATGAGGAGGTCACAAAGATTTTAGAAGAATTTTGA
- a CDS encoding Cytochrome b2, mitochondrial, with amino-acid sequence MLSVTSNLTHVQQGGSKIILKYAGKDATQEYDPIHPPDAIENNLPPEKHLGPVEPNTVEKVEVRITDEEMARQERMSNRPPLDEILNLHDFESIARQVMPEKAWAYYSSAADDEITHRENHSAYHRIWFRPQILVDVTKVDWSTRILGHKSSMPVYITATALGKLGHPDGELNLTRAAARHNVIQMIPTLASCSFDEIVDAAQPGQVQFLQLYVNKDRNITKRLVQHAEQRGIKGLFITVDAPQLGRREKDMRMKFTAEDPSEVVKSGSDGIDRSQGAARAISDALKAYDLGLAGVVLSNHGGRQLDFARSGVEVLVEVVTNLKQKRGLSFPNDKFQLFVDGGVRRATDVIKAIALGATAVGIGRPFIYAFSSYGEQGVDKALKILQDEFEMNMRLIGAKSIQDITPDMVDATNISSHIASTPTDRLYDSNYESMQHAKLREIKSKM; translated from the exons ATGCTATCAGTAACGAGTAATCTGACGCATGTTCAACAAGGTGGCAGCAAAATAATCTTGAAATATGCTGGAAAGGATGCAAC GCAGGAATACGATCCTATACACCCGCCAGACGCCATTGAAAATAACCTTCCTCCCGAAAAACA TTTAGGTCCAGTTGAACCAAACACCGTTGAAAAAGTAGAAGTCCGCATAACCGATGAAGAGATGGCCCGCCAGGAACGCATGTCAAACAGACCACCTCTAGATGAGATATTAAACCTTCACGATTTTGAG TCCATTGCACGACAAGTGATGCCCGAGAAAGCATGGGCATATTATTCTTCAGCAGCTGATGACGAGATCACACATAGGGAAAATCACTCAGCGTATCACAG AATCTGGTTCCGACCCCAAATTCTTGTTGACGTTACGAAGGTTGATTGGTCGACTAGAATTTTGGGTCACAAGTCATCCATGCCCGTGTACATA ACAGCAACAGCTCTCGGGAAGCTTGGACACCCTGACGGCGAACTCAATCTTACGCGAGCTGCAGCTCGACATAATGTTATCCAGATG ATTCCGACCTTAGCGTCTTGCTCTTTTGACGAAATTGTGGATGCTGCTCAGCCTGGACAAGTACAATTTCTGCAATT ATACGTTAACAAAGATAGAAATATCACCAAACGCCTGGTACAACATGCTGAGCAGCGGGGTATAAAAGGTCTGTTTATTACAGTTGATGCGCCCCAACTTGGCCGGCGTGAAAAG GACATGAGGATGAAATTCACGGCGGAAGACCCTTCAGAAGTAGTCAAGTCAGGGTCAGACGGCATTGACAGGTCGCAAGGGGCTGCACGAGCTATCAGT GATGCTTTGAAGGCATACGACTTGGGCCTTGCTGGGGTTGTTTTATCGAACCACGGGGGCCGACAATTAGATTTTGCACGCTCTGGCGTTGAGGTACTCGTTGAAGTTGTCACAAATTTGAAACAAAAGCGTGGCCTTTCTTTCCCAAATGACAAATTTCAACTGTTCGTGGACGGAGGTGTACGACGTGCTACCGATGTTATCAAAGCCATTGCTCTGGGTGCAACAGCAG TGGGGATTGGGCGGCCTTTCATCTATGCTTTCTCCTCTTACGGAGAACAAGGTGTCGATAAAGCGTTGAAGATTTTACAA GATGAATTTGAAATGAACATGCGTTTAATTGGAGCTAAATCCATCCAAGATATCACCCCAGACATGGTCGATGCTACAAATATCAGTTCACATATCGCGTCAACACCCACAGACAGGCTTTACGATAGTAACT ATGAAAGCATGCAACACGCCAAATTGCGGgaaatcaaatcaaagatGTAA
- a CDS encoding hypothetical protein (Uncharacterized protein C1834.10c), translated as MNSLLRPADFRVCRSVQLSTALRTSTYSKFPTIVLSANRNQLFLRHLSHSPSRTAEATVSVSEAESTKHTVTEDPFVYHGPLTSAFHRLKLFSLGSFGVSLALSPFIFIVDSALPLNARIALAGIAVGTSGMSTTLVAWCAKPYVTEMHRFRPDGVGCAEEVEMTTYTMTLQPRFTKVYDPSFLIETRRPLARWELAQRISLTRSRTDAVGTNVHPSPGEEETVAETRDSKGEVLGRWIVKWEENGAGTCHEVGHVVR; from the exons ATGAATTCACTACTTCGACCGGCAGACTTTAGAGTCTGTCGCAGTGTACAACTATCAACCGCCTTACGGACTTCCACCTACTCCAAGTTCCCCACCATCGTACTCTCGGCCAACAGAAATCAACTTTTTCTCCGACACCTCTCCCACTCTCCGTCACGCACAGCAGAAGCCACAGTTTCAGTTTCCGAGGCCGAGTCCACAAAACATACTGTCACAGAAGATCCCTTTGTCTACCATGGCCCACTAACATCAGCTTTCCATCGCCTAAAATTGTTTTCACTTGGGTCATTTGGTGTTTCACTGGCACTGTCGCCCTTTATCTTCATTGTTGACTCTGCTTTACCGCTGAATGCTCGTATTGCGCTTGCTGGGATTGCTGTTGGGACGTCTGGCATGAGCACAACGCTTGTAGCATGGTGTGCTAAACCATATGTGACGGAGATGCATCGTTTCCGTCCTGACGGTGTAGGTTGCGCAGAGGAAGTGGAAATGACTACTTACACGATGACTCTGCAACCCAGATTTACGAAG GTATATGACCCTTCTTTCTTGATCGAAACGCGAAGGCCTTTGGCTAGATGGGAATTGGCACAGCGAATCTCTCTTACACGAAGCCGGACCGATGCCGTTGGGACCAATGTGCATCCTTCGCCTGGCGAAGAGGAAACCGTGGCTGAAACTCGAGACTCAAAGGGGGAAGTTCTCGGAAGGTGGATTGTCAAATGGGAAGAAAACGGAGCAGGAACTTGCCATGAAGTTGGCCATGTAGTACGGTAA